In Brassica rapa cultivar Chiifu-401-42 chromosome A06, CAAS_Brap_v3.01, whole genome shotgun sequence, a single window of DNA contains:
- the LOC117125798 gene encoding uncharacterized protein LOC117125798, whose translation MSGRQYSLWPVILTPYNLPPDMCMEQEFLFLTILIPGPKHPKRSLDVFLQPLIEELKQLWSEGVRTYDCSLKNNFTMRAVLMWTISDFPAYGMLSGWTTHGRLSCPYCLGSTDAFQLKNGRKSCWFDCHRRFLPLAHPYRRNKTLFRHKKIVRDSPPPYLTGQQIEADIDYYGAQETVKVGGNWHVPGNMPDGYGVSHNWHKKSIFWELPYWKDLLLRHNLDVMHIEKNFFENIMNTLLNVPGKTKDNKKSRMDLPDICSRSELHIKSNGNVPVPIFRLSSAAKTTLFDWVASEVKFPDGYVSNMSRCIERGQKFSGMKSHDCHVFMQRLLPFAFAELLPANVHEALAAIGAFFRDLSTRTFKEEVIEQLHQNIPIILCNLEKIFPPSFFDVMEHLVVHLPYEALLRGPVHNGWMYPYERQMKHLKGKARNLAKVEGSIIAGSLTAETSNFTSYYFAPTVRTRKRVPRRYDDGGVPTSYPIDGVPDIFCEIGRFGGKTKEVWWSCEEDKHSAHTYIMLNCEDAMTRYFERMFVSQVEEAIPGISATDVDTRKDKHFVKWLKSQVIYLILLY comes from the exons atgtctggtagacaatattctttgtggccagtcattcttacgccgtataatttaccgccggatatgtgcatggaacaagaatttctatttttgacCATATTAATCCCAGGGCCGAAGCATCCAAAACGGTCTcttgatgtttttcttcaaccgttgatagaagagctaaagcaattgtggtcagaaggggtgaggacgtacgattgttccttgaaaaacaattttacgatgcgagcagtTCTGATGTGGACGATAAGTGATTTTCCTgcttatgggatgttgtctggctgGACAACACATGGAAGATTATCTTGTCCGTATTGTCTTGGATCCACGGATgcttttcaactgaagaatggtaggaagagttgttggtttgattgtcatcgtcggttTCTTCCACTTGCCCATCCGTACAGAAGAAATAAGACATTGTTTCGACACAAAAAAATTGTGAGAGACAGTCCTCCTCCATATCTCACCGGCCAGCAGATCGAAGCGGACATTGATTATTACGGAGCTCAGGAAACAGTTAAGGTTGGAGGAAATTGGCATGTTCCTGGAAATATGCCTGATGGGTATGGTGTATCTCACAATTGGcataagaagagtatattttgggagctaccctattggaaggatcttctcttACGCCACAATCtggatgtcatgcatatcgagaaaaacttttttgagaacatcatgaatacattacttaacgtccctgggaagacaaaagataacaaaaagtcAAGGATGGACTTAcctgatatttgctcaagaagtgaGTTACATATCAAGAGCAATGGAAACGTTCCTGTTCCCATCTTCCGGTTGTCATCAGCAGCCAAAACAACCTTGTTTGACTGGGTTGCATCGGAAGTTAAGTTTCCTGAtggttatgtttcaaatatgtcAAGATGTATTGAACGAGGTCAAAAGTTCTCCGGAATgaaaagtcatgattgtcatgtgtttatgcaacgactgcttccatttgcttttgccgagctccttccagcaaatGTCcacgaagcacttgcag ccATCGGAGCATTTTTCAGAGATCTTAGCACACGTACGTTCAAAGAAGAAGTCATCGAACAACTTCATCAGAACATTCCGATCATATTGTGCAacctggagaagatatttcctccttcattttttgacgtcatggagcatctagttgTCCACCTAccgtatgaagcattgcttcgtggacctgttcacaacggatggatgtatccgtATGAGCGACAGATGAAACATTTGAAGGGGAAAGCAAGAAATCTTGCAAAGGTAGAAGGTTCAATAATTGCAGGGAGTTTGACAGCCGAAACATCTAACTTCACATCATACTATTTTGCTCCAACTGTTCGTACGAGAAAAAGAGTTCCTaggagatatgatgatggtggagtacCGACATCATATCCAATTGATGGTGTTCCTGACATTTTCTGCGAAATAGGACGGTTTGGTGGTAAAACGAAAGAAGTATGGTGGTCATGTgaagaagataaacatagtGCCCACACTTATATTATGCTCAACTGCGAGGATGCAATGACCCGTTACTTTGAaag GATGTTTGTATCTCAAGTTGAAGAAGCAATACCAGGAATATCTGCAACTGATGTGGATACACGTAAAGATAAGCACTTTGTCAAGTGGTTAAAATCACAGGTAATATATCTCatactattatattaa
- the LOC103872676 gene encoding transcription factor MYB41 produces the protein MGRATWFDADGTKRGGWTDEEDQKLVAYINEYGIGDWRFLPRKAGLQRCGKSCRLRWLNYLRPGVKKGKFTPEEEEAIINFQSVLGNRWAAIAQQMPGRSDNDIKNHWNSCLKKRLERNGIDQMTHQPIINLAVKTPSFNIDCGNSSSSMVSPSPSFSSSGSASLLNRLATGISSREHGVDRIKNILSDPRTPIITTQEEEFEEPNKDHGKALAGDDQEDDFLMWDEENMRHFMDEIGQMDFETNGVYNPSSSSPYGVYETGLLDD, from the exons ATGGGCAGAGCGACATGGTTCGATGCCGACGGGACGAAGAGAGGAGGATGGACGGACGAGGAAGACCAAAAACTCGTCGCTTATATCAACGAATACGGCATCGGCGACTGGCGTTTTCTCCCTCGCAAAGCTG GTTTGCAGAGATGTGGAAAGAGCTGCAGACTGAGATGGCTTAACTATCTAAGGCCTGGGGTCAAGAAAGGCAAATTCActcctgaagaagaagaagctattaTCAATTTCCAGTCTGTTCTCGGGAACAg ATGGGCTGCCATAGCACAGCAGATGCCGGGTCGATCAGACAACGACATCAAAAACCATTGGAACTCTTGTCTCAAGAAAAGGCTCGAGAGAAACGGAATCGACCAAATGACCCACCAACCAATCATTAACCTCGCCGTCAAAACACCGTCGTTCAACATAGATTGCGGCAACTCTTCCTCCTCGATGGTGAGTCCATCTCCGTCTTTCTCCTCCTCCGGCTCAGCCAGTCTCCTTAACAGGCTTGCCACGGGTATCTCATCTAGAGAACACGGTGTCGACAGGATCAAGAATATCTTGTCGGATCCGAGAACGCCAATCATTACTACTCAAGAAGAAGAGTTTGAAGAGCCAAACAAGGATCATGGGAAGGCTTTAGCAGGTGATGATCAGGAAGATGATTTTCTGATGTGGGACGAGGAAAATATGAGGCATTTTATGGATGAGATTGGTCAAATGGACTTTGAAACTAACGGAGTCTATAACCCTAGTTCGTCATCACCGTATGGTGTCTATGAGACTGGCCTACTTGATGACTGA